CCGAGAGCCCGCACGCCGTCGTGATCGACCGGGGCAACGTCCACAAGGGCGTCAACAAGTACAAGGACAGGGTGGCGGGCGGTCCGAAGCGCCGGCCGATCCCGCTGCCCGGCGACGGGGACGCGCCGCCCCCGGCACGCGGGCGCCCGCCCTCGGCCGCGCTCCCGCCCGGCTCCCCGAACGCGCCGGACACGCCGCCGCCGTCCCGGCCGCCGGCGCCCGGCGATCCGCCGACCGCGCCGACGAACGTGACGGTCACGCCCGGCGCGGGGACGATGCGGGTCGAGTTCCAGCCCTCCCAGGGCGACGGGATCATCGGCTACGTGCTCAAGGACGTCCCGTCCGGCCTGACGGCCAGTCCGTCGTCGATCGGGCCGGACGCGGGGCCCTTCGCGTTCACGGTGACGGGCGGCGACTGCGGCCGCGAGTACACGTTCCGTGTCGCCGTCCGCTACAGGGACGCCCAGGGCGACACCCGCGAGCAGGTCTCGACGGCCAGCGACCCGGTCCGCCCGTGCGTGACGCCGGGCGCGCCGACCGGCCTGACCGCGCAGGCCACCAAGTCCGGGGCGAAGGTCTCCTGGACGGCCCCGCCCGGCGGTGCGACCAGCTACAGGCTCTCCTGGCAGGGCCCGGTCTCGGGCAGCAGGACGGTCTCGGCCACGTCCGCGACGCTCGGCGACGTGTGGTCGAACGGGAACTACACCTTTACCGTCGCGGCCGCGAACGGCGCCGGAACCGGCTCGGACGCGACGCTCAGCACCAAGCTGACCGGCCCCACGAGCACGTACGCCGTGCAGATGAACGGCAACTCCGACGCCTACATCAGGCAGACCGCCAGCTCCAGCGGCACGGTCGTGGCGACCATGCACGACAACAACGGTGAGAGCGTCACCGTGCACTGCCAGGAGAAGGGCGCCTACTACCAGCACCCCAACGACTCCAGCCTCGCCGGTGACATGTACACCAACATCACCTGGAAGGGGAAGCGCGGGTACGTGATCGGCTACCTGATCAGCACGCCCGGCAACTGGAAGAACTTCAACGGGCCCGCGATCTGGAAGTGCTAGCCGCCCACCGGCGGGCCGCGGGAAGGGACCCGATGGCCCGCCGGTGCCCCCGCGCGGGCCGGGTCAGTTCGCGGGGGTGGTGAGGCACGCGGGCGCCGACCACGACACGTCCGGCGCCTGGCCCGGGTTGAGGCGCAGCACCGCGCCGACCTTGAAGCAGTAGCGGGTCCCCGGCCGCAGCCCCGGCACGGTCGCCGTGCGGGAACCGGCCTGGGCGGTCACCAGCGGATCGCCGTCGGCGGGCTGCCGCTGGACGAGCAGGGGAAGCTCCTTCGCCGCGGGCGGCAGCGTCCAGGCGAGCACGGCTCCGCCGCCCGCCGGCTTCGCGACGAGCCTCCGCGGGCGCGT
The sequence above is drawn from the Actinomadura hallensis genome and encodes:
- a CDS encoding fibronectin type III domain-containing protein → MAILRLFRRDRLTGQVAVGLVGVLVVAAAVYGVGVASAQYRLADVGAWLTAKSRGMVVHVNGPAAKVDGKTDLVPQMRGHNIKIVQDGATILIVDLDTGVVSRLDPSQLSIGRSRSLGQGIQVLAGSGKAYTVDSVKGVVQQIDPVGLTPVGPSASLPPVLGQAGIDGKGTLWVPVSRKGEVSAFRDGALQPPVKVGEPGGDLALTIAAGDPVVIDSTAATATAVRPSGSPVEISLPTTVRRSGRGGVLVPAHTEGRIVPLLVPGTGSLVTVDTGTGRYTSARLPMPRHRYRPPQVLGAKVYIPDETAGALIVYDSAANRFDRPIPVTNRGSRLDVFVKDGMLWANDPESPHAVVIDRGNVHKGVNKYKDRVAGGPKRRPIPLPGDGDAPPPARGRPPSAALPPGSPNAPDTPPPSRPPAPGDPPTAPTNVTVTPGAGTMRVEFQPSQGDGIIGYVLKDVPSGLTASPSSIGPDAGPFAFTVTGGDCGREYTFRVAVRYRDAQGDTREQVSTASDPVRPCVTPGAPTGLTAQATKSGAKVSWTAPPGGATSYRLSWQGPVSGSRTVSATSATLGDVWSNGNYTFTVAAANGAGTGSDATLSTKLTGPTSTYAVQMNGNSDAYIRQTASSSGTVVATMHDNNGESVTVHCQEKGAYYQHPNDSSLAGDMYTNITWKGKRGYVIGYLISTPGNWKNFNGPAIWKC